The Kwoniella mangroviensis CBS 8507 chromosome 1 map unlocalized Ctg02, whole genome shotgun sequence genome window below encodes:
- a CDS encoding FACT complex subunit POB3: protein MATVTFENIFHGDSPDIGKLRFNAAGFGWKTYASEEAPTTFSGHDVRHATWLRVARNFQLRLAMRQAEKPRITFDGFKREDHDKVKRTLDEFFNIKMETRDTSLKGWNWGKAQVQGNDITFQVQGKTAFEIPLSTVGNSNIAGKNEVALEFNPPPPFPHDPKDLSKRVPDELVEMRFYIPGKSMKSKGSDAGSDGEETDLDEDGNEVSAADAFHNMIKEKADIGAVVGDSIVVFEDILVLTPRGRFSLEFYPDSLRLLGKSTDYRVPFTSIHRIFLLPKLDDLHVQLVLGLDPPIRQGATRYPFLVAQWPKDEEVDAELNLSDEELAKYPDLQRKYEAPTFQVISRVLKALTGKKVTPPGSFRTAQGLNGLKANVKAVQGELYFLEKGLIFIAKQPILIDFSKTESISFSRVGGGIASAKTFDMRVVSKTEVADHVFTAISKEEVQPISAFLKQKNIKLLNEMEETVMDIDEPLSDEDEEMESIASEDEDSGKKSKKDKGGKKAKPSVQDDDDESDDEDFQSESSDGGSPSESDSDEDESGMASDASDPMMEELKRKQAKRAKKDSGSGSDAEKPKAKKAKKGD from the exons ATGGCCACAGTGACATTTGAAAACA TCTTCCATGGCGATAGTCCCGATATAGGAA AGTTACGGTTCAACGCCGCTGGTTTCGGTTGGAAGACCTACGCGAGTGAGGAAGCACCTACGACGTTCAGTGGTCATGATGTCAGGCATGCTACTTGGCTTAG AGTCGCAAGGAATTTCCAGCTCAGATTAGCTATGCGTCAAGCGGAGAAACCGAGAATTACCTTTGATGGCTTTAAGAGAGAA GATCACGATAAAGTCAAAAGGACTCTCGATGAGTTTTTCAACATCAAGATGGAGACTAGAGATACGAGCTTGAAAGGGTGGAATTGGGGTAAAGCGCAGGTACAAG gCAACGATATCACATTTCAAGTGCAAGGCAAAACAGCTTTCGAAATCCCTTTATCCACCGTCGGTAACTCCAATATCGCCGGTAAGAACGAAGTTGCCTTGGAATTTAACCCTCCCCCGCCATTCCCTCACGATCCAAAAGACCTATCTAAGAGGGTACCTGACGAACTGGTCGAAATGAGATTCTACATTCCAGGGAAAAGCATGAAGTCTAAAGGTAGTGACGCCGGATCAGATGGGGAAGAAACGGATctagatgaggatggaaatgaaGTTTCGGCGGCGGACGCTTTCCATAATATGATCAAAGAAAAGGCGGACATAGGTGCGGTGGTAGGGGATAGTATTGTGGTGTTTGAAGATATCCTAGTACTCAcaccaag AGGTCGATTCTCCCTTGAATTCTATCCCGACTCCCTTCGTCTCCTTGGTAAATCGACAGATTACCGAGTTCCCTTCACTTCCATTCACCGTATATTCCTTTTACCCAAGCTCGATGACCTACATGTTCAACTCGTACTCGGTTTAGACCCTCCTATCAGACAAGGTGCAACCCGATATCCATTCTTGGTAGCTCAGTGGCCCAaggacgaagaggttgatgcGGAGTTGAATTTATCTGA TGAGGAACTCGCCAAATACCCCGACTTGCAACGTAAATACGAAGCACCCACTTTCCAAGTGATCTCAAGAGTACTCAAAGCTCTAACAGGAAAGAAGGTCACTCCACCGGGTAGTTTCAGGACGGCTCAAGGTCTGAACGGTCTGAAAGCGAACGTAAAAGCTGTTCAAGGAGAATTATATTTCttggagaaaggtttgaTCTTCATCGCCAAACAACCTattttgatcgatttctcCAAGACCGAAAGTATTTCCTTCTCACG TGTTGGAGGAGGTATTGCATCAGCAAAGACATTCGACATGCGAGTTGTATCCAAGACGGAGGTAGCCGATCATGTGTTCACAGCTAtaagtaaagaagaagtgCAACCGATAAGTGCATTCTTGAAGCAGAAGAATATCAAGTTattgaatgagatggaagagactgtgatggatattgatgagCCTCTCAgtgacgaggacgaagagatggaatcgatcgcttcggaagatgaagattcaggaaagaagagtaagaaagataaaggagggaagaaggcTAAGCCTTCGGTacaggatgacgatgatgagtcTG ATGACGAAGATTTCCAATCTGAATCTTCTGATGGAGGATCACCCTCCGAATCTGACtcggacgaagatgagagtggTATGGCATCCGATGCGAGTGATCcgatgatggaggagctgAAGAGAAAACAAGCCAAGAGGGCCAAGAAGGATAGTGGTAGTGGGAGTGATGCGGAGAAACCCAAAGCCAAAAAGGCTAAGAAAGGGGATTag